A genomic window from Streptomyces sp. 846.5 includes:
- a CDS encoding ABC transporter substrate-binding protein: protein MHTQVGRGGGWRRQLIAAGAVTSLALLAACSNGSSTSGSSTKASGSAATLTGDCAQFQAYAGHAGTKVTMFASILSPESDSLQTSWKQFSTCTGITISYEGSNDFESQLPVRVNGGNAPDLAIIPQPGLLAQMVKTGKVVKPPAQTVANEDKWAPIWKTYGSVNGTFYAAPSSANMKSLVWYSPKAFTAAGYKVPTTWADLMTLSDTIAKAGKNKPWCGGLGSGTATGWPATDWLEEIVLGKYGGDVYDQWVNHTVKFSDPKIIAAMNVLQGWMHNPAWVNGGFGGVSTIASTTFQDAGSPILTGKCSMLQQASFYEAQWPKGTKIGPTGDIWAFKLPAADPTVTDPVEGGGEFMTAFSDRPEVQAVQNYLSTAAWATSRIKVAPGWVSANQGVDPAVYTDPVDQLSAKYLTDPAATFRFDASDLMPAAVGSGKEWSEFTAWFSNNQSVTKTASNIDAAWPQ, encoded by the coding sequence ATGCACACCCAAGTCGGTCGGGGTGGGGGGTGGCGTCGGCAGCTCATCGCCGCCGGCGCGGTGACCTCCCTGGCACTGCTCGCTGCCTGCTCCAACGGCTCGTCGACGTCCGGCAGCTCCACCAAGGCCTCGGGATCGGCGGCGACCCTCACCGGGGACTGCGCCCAGTTCCAGGCGTACGCAGGGCATGCGGGCACCAAGGTCACCATGTTCGCGTCCATCCTCAGCCCCGAGTCGGACTCGCTCCAGACCTCCTGGAAGCAGTTCAGCACCTGCACCGGGATCACCATCTCCTACGAGGGCTCCAACGACTTCGAGTCCCAGCTCCCGGTCCGGGTCAACGGCGGCAACGCCCCCGACCTGGCGATCATCCCGCAGCCCGGTCTGCTGGCGCAGATGGTGAAGACCGGCAAGGTGGTCAAGCCGCCGGCGCAGACCGTCGCCAACGAGGACAAGTGGGCGCCGATCTGGAAGACCTACGGGTCGGTCAACGGCACCTTCTACGCGGCGCCGAGCAGCGCCAACATGAAGTCGCTGGTCTGGTACTCGCCCAAGGCGTTCACCGCGGCCGGTTACAAGGTCCCCACCACCTGGGCCGACCTGATGACGCTCAGCGACACCATCGCCAAGGCCGGGAAGAACAAGCCCTGGTGCGGCGGCCTCGGCTCCGGGACGGCCACCGGCTGGCCGGCCACCGACTGGCTGGAGGAGATCGTCCTCGGCAAGTACGGCGGTGACGTCTACGACCAGTGGGTGAACCACACGGTCAAGTTCAGCGACCCGAAGATCATCGCGGCGATGAACGTGCTGCAGGGCTGGATGCACAACCCGGCCTGGGTCAACGGCGGTTTCGGCGGGGTCAGCACCATCGCCTCCACCACCTTCCAGGACGCCGGCTCGCCCATCCTCACCGGCAAGTGCTCGATGCTGCAGCAGGCGTCGTTCTACGAGGCGCAGTGGCCCAAGGGCACCAAGATCGGCCCGACCGGCGACATCTGGGCCTTCAAGCTGCCGGCCGCCGACCCGACGGTCACCGACCCGGTCGAGGGCGGCGGCGAGTTCATGACCGCGTTCTCGGACCGGCCCGAGGTGCAGGCGGTGCAGAACTACCTCTCCACCGCGGCCTGGGCCACCAGCCGGATCAAGGTCGCGCCCGGATGGGTCTCCGCCAACCAGGGCGTCGACCCGGCGGTCTACACCGACCCGGTCGACCAGCTGTCGGCGAAGTACCTGACGGACCCGGCGGCGACGTTCCGCTTCGACGCCTCCGACCTGATGCCGGCCGCGGTCGGCTCCGGCAAGGAGTGGTCCGAGTTCACCGCGTGGTTCTCCAACAACCAGTCGGTCACCAAGACGGCGTCCAACATCGACGCGGCCTGGCCCCAGTAG
- a CDS encoding serine/threonine-protein kinase yields the protein MRPVGSKYLLEEPLGRGATGTVWRAQVRDESGSGAVLQQVAIKVLKEELATDPDVVMRFLRERSVLLRLVHPNIVRVRDLVVEGELLALVMDLIDGPDLHRYLRSHGPLSPVAGALLMAQIADALAASHADGVVHRDLKPANVLLATVMTADGSRQMHPLLTDFGIARLADSPGLTRTHEFVGTPAYVAPESAEGREQTSAVDVYGAGIMMYELLTGQPPFHGDGPLQILQMHLSQEPVRPRNLPEPLWNVIEHCLRKNPAQRPTAVVLATALRTVAAGIGVHSTPAQIDAAIAVGALLAPPRAPVGQDPTVPNGMRYDPGAPTVFGASPVGGPGATVLNAFGAADPTQVLPPGAAERTQRIDPGLAPGAPQRTRVMPMPAGQNQNQNQQFGQDAPPQPAGPHPWENQLRAARTRNEQTQVGYPLQGGPEQAPQVAPPPYRSQAQPQQRPQPQYRQPPPYQEDYQEQQRSPQRRSEPPAVRPEPQRPAPKREPRREPEREPEPAPRREREPRPPRRRRMRIPGGGCLRTLLFLVVIGVVVWYFTPMQHWISNVQTWYHDVVNWIHSITNTANSVKKVVNNVPTGLPSSLP from the coding sequence GTGCGGCCTGTCGGCAGTAAGTACCTCCTGGAGGAACCGCTGGGACGCGGGGCCACCGGAACGGTGTGGCGTGCGCAGGTGCGGGACGAGTCCGGCAGCGGAGCGGTGCTCCAGCAGGTCGCGATCAAGGTCCTCAAGGAAGAACTGGCCACCGACCCCGACGTGGTCATGCGGTTCCTGCGGGAGCGCTCGGTGCTGCTGCGCCTGGTGCACCCCAATATCGTCCGGGTCCGCGACCTGGTCGTCGAGGGCGAGCTGCTCGCCCTGGTGATGGACCTGATCGACGGCCCCGACCTGCACCGCTATCTGCGCAGCCACGGCCCGCTGAGCCCGGTCGCGGGGGCGCTGCTGATGGCGCAGATCGCCGACGCGCTGGCGGCCAGCCACGCGGACGGCGTGGTCCACCGGGACCTCAAGCCGGCCAACGTGCTGCTGGCGACGGTCATGACCGCGGACGGCAGCCGGCAGATGCATCCGCTGCTCACCGACTTCGGCATCGCCAGGCTGGCCGACTCGCCCGGCCTGACCCGCACCCATGAGTTCGTCGGCACGCCCGCCTATGTCGCACCGGAGTCCGCCGAGGGCCGCGAGCAGACCTCGGCCGTGGACGTCTACGGCGCCGGGATCATGATGTACGAGCTGCTGACCGGCCAGCCGCCGTTCCACGGCGACGGACCGCTGCAGATCCTGCAGATGCACCTCTCGCAGGAGCCGGTGCGGCCGCGCAACCTGCCGGAACCGCTGTGGAACGTGATCGAGCACTGTCTGCGCAAGAACCCGGCGCAGCGTCCGACCGCTGTGGTGCTCGCCACAGCGCTGCGTACCGTCGCGGCCGGGATCGGCGTGCACTCCACCCCGGCCCAGATCGACGCGGCCATCGCGGTCGGCGCGCTGCTGGCGCCGCCGCGCGCGCCGGTGGGGCAGGACCCGACGGTGCCCAACGGCATGCGCTACGACCCGGGTGCGCCCACGGTGTTCGGCGCCTCGCCGGTGGGGGGCCCGGGGGCCACGGTGCTGAACGCCTTCGGTGCGGCCGACCCGACCCAGGTGCTGCCCCCGGGCGCGGCCGAGCGCACACAGCGGATCGACCCGGGTCTCGCCCCCGGCGCGCCCCAGCGCACCCGGGTCATGCCCATGCCCGCCGGGCAGAACCAGAACCAGAACCAGCAGTTCGGCCAGGACGCCCCGCCACAGCCGGCCGGTCCGCACCCGTGGGAGAACCAGCTGCGGGCGGCCCGGACCCGCAACGAGCAGACCCAGGTCGGTTATCCGCTGCAGGGCGGCCCCGAGCAGGCGCCGCAGGTGGCCCCGCCGCCGTACCGCAGCCAGGCCCAGCCCCAGCAGCGGCCGCAACCGCAGTACCGCCAGCCGCCGCCCTACCAGGAGGACTACCAGGAGCAGCAGCGGTCGCCTCAGCGGCGCTCCGAGCCCCCCGCCGTGCGCCCCGAACCGCAGCGCCCCGCGCCCAAGCGCGAACCCCGGCGCGAGCCGGAGCGCGAGCCCGAGCCCGCGCCGCGCCGGGAGCGCGAACCCCGGCCCCCACGCCGCAGACGGATGCGCATCCCGGGCGGCGGCTGCCTCCGCACGCTGCTGTTCCTGGTGGTCATCGGCGTGGTGGTCTGGTACTTCACGCCGATGCAGCACTGGATCAGCAACGTCCAGACCTGGTATCACGACGTGGTGAACTGGATCCACAGCATCACCAACACCGCCAACTCGGTGAAGAAGGTCGTCAACAACGTCCCCACCGGTCTGCCCAGCAGTCTTCCCTAG
- a CDS encoding glycosyltransferase 87 family protein: MLPPAQQADTTVSAIRARLVVLAVSLPFLVLKVWLAATTHGTDDVRTFQQFAGVIDRVGPVGIYGVAHPAGDLYNHPPLTGCLLWVLQQLSRHGASFPLLIRLPATVADVFTSLLVFELVRGWRNSTRRAMWAGIGTACSPVLIIISGYHGNIDPLFILFVLLSVWLLTQRHLPLLAGLTFALALSIKVVPLVALPVVLLWTLLRGRRTLLMFAGGLAATFTVVWGPSLALHWPAVRDNVLGYNGWSSPQWGLAPILSDLGVKNTALHPLLGTLRTPVVVASALLGMFLVWRRRDALGPAVGISMAGLLLLSTATGTQYLAWAVAGLFIAEPWTALLYSLVGGVFLFKLYDAWTKGTWDVARAARWSPEDSQLGLLTWASLAAALVCAVRAVLRSPDVPSQSRTSPNSSPNSSQETETERRLGAAVRAALHATPAATGAVGQTNVES; this comes from the coding sequence ATGTTGCCGCCCGCACAGCAAGCAGACACCACAGTCTCAGCCATACGCGCCCGGCTGGTCGTCCTGGCGGTGTCCCTTCCGTTCCTGGTGCTGAAAGTATGGCTGGCGGCCACAACGCACGGAACCGACGACGTCCGTACATTCCAGCAGTTCGCGGGGGTAATAGACCGGGTCGGTCCGGTGGGAATCTACGGGGTGGCGCACCCGGCCGGCGACCTCTACAACCATCCGCCGCTGACCGGCTGCCTGCTCTGGGTGCTCCAGCAGCTGAGCCGGCACGGCGCCTCCTTCCCGCTGCTGATCCGGCTCCCGGCGACCGTGGCCGACGTGTTCACCAGCCTGCTCGTGTTCGAACTGGTACGCGGTTGGCGGAACAGCACCCGTCGAGCCATGTGGGCCGGAATAGGAACGGCCTGCAGCCCGGTGCTGATCATCATTTCGGGCTACCACGGAAATATTGACCCACTGTTCATCTTGTTCGTCCTGCTCTCGGTCTGGCTGCTGACACAGCGCCACCTCCCGCTGCTCGCCGGGCTGACCTTCGCCCTGGCCCTGAGCATCAAGGTGGTTCCGCTGGTGGCGCTGCCGGTGGTGCTGCTGTGGACGCTGCTGCGCGGCCGCCGCACCCTGCTGATGTTCGCAGGCGGCCTGGCCGCCACCTTCACCGTGGTCTGGGGCCCGTCCCTGGCGCTGCACTGGCCCGCGGTGCGCGACAACGTCCTCGGCTACAATGGCTGGAGTTCTCCGCAGTGGGGCCTCGCCCCGATCCTGAGTGACCTTGGCGTGAAGAACACAGCACTCCACCCGTTACTGGGCACGCTCCGCACCCCGGTCGTCGTTGCCTCCGCCCTGCTGGGTATGTTCCTGGTCTGGCGGCGCAGAGACGCACTGGGCCCGGCCGTGGGCATCTCGATGGCCGGCCTGCTGCTCCTCAGCACCGCCACCGGCACTCAGTACCTGGCCTGGGCCGTCGCCGGCCTCTTCATCGCCGAACCCTGGACCGCGCTGCTCTACAGCCTCGTCGGCGGCGTCTTCCTCTTCAAACTCTACGACGCCTGGACAAAGGGGACATGGGACGTGGCCCGAGCCGCGAGATGGTCGCCCGAGGACAGCCAGCTCGGGCTGCTGACCTGGGCTTCCCTGGCTGCCGCGCTGGTCTGCGCGGTGCGCGCGGTGCTGCGCTCCCCCGACGTTCCGTCACAAAGCCGTACGTCGCCGAATTCATCGCCGAATTCCTCGCAGGAGACCGAGACGGAGCGCCGGCTCGGCGCCGCGGTCCGGGCCGCCCTGCACGCAACTCCTGCCGCCACCGGCGCGGTCGGGCAGACCAACGTGGAATCCTGA
- a CDS encoding polysaccharide biosynthesis protein has product MPDPVSDSRAAALRAVVRRLPPGTIPVGGGVCALALASYVYLAIAGRTLSVDGLAGLSVLWSLAFSVGTGLFLPLEQELTRVVAARRARGEGARPVALRGVRISASLLLLCLLGLGLFAGPLARHLFRGDRSLVWGLAAALAGLSVVHITRGILAGSGHFRAYGAQLGVDSALRVVLALALSVAGSTSPLAFALLLSLAPLASVAVGIVITARAAQPGPPAGPAELRKGLAPLTLSTLLGQVLPNAPVVLAELMTDKGSPLTPALLSAMIIVRLPIFAAVSVQPSVLSVLSRAYALGNRAAFRRQLLGAAAGAILLGLAGLLLSGALGPWLATTLFHTPRALGNGDFAVLSFATAGLLLALILSQGQLAMNRQRAQGTAWALGAAVFLGLALLPGSVMARLEASYTGGCWTVAVVLGVGIARHLRRNPAGTASGASSAEAETVTV; this is encoded by the coding sequence GTGCCTGATCCCGTCTCCGACTCCAGGGCGGCCGCGCTGCGCGCGGTCGTTCGCCGACTTCCCCCGGGGACCATTCCGGTCGGCGGTGGTGTCTGCGCCCTCGCGCTGGCCTCCTATGTGTACCTGGCGATCGCCGGCCGTACCCTCTCCGTCGACGGCCTGGCCGGCCTCTCGGTGCTCTGGTCCCTCGCCTTCTCGGTGGGCACCGGTCTCTTCCTGCCGCTGGAACAGGAGTTGACCCGGGTGGTCGCCGCGCGGCGGGCCCGGGGCGAGGGCGCCAGGCCGGTGGCGCTGCGCGGGGTGCGGATCTCCGCGAGCCTGCTGCTGCTCTGCCTGCTCGGCCTCGGCCTGTTCGCCGGACCACTGGCCCGGCACCTGTTCCGTGGCGACCGCTCGCTGGTCTGGGGACTGGCCGCCGCACTCGCCGGCCTCTCGGTGGTCCACATCACCAGGGGAATCCTCGCCGGCTCCGGGCACTTCCGTGCCTACGGCGCCCAGCTGGGCGTCGACTCGGCCCTGCGGGTGGTTCTCGCGCTGGCCCTGAGCGTGGCCGGTTCCACCTCGCCGCTCGCCTTCGCCCTGCTGCTCAGTCTCGCGCCGCTGGCCTCGGTCGCCGTGGGCATCGTGATCACCGCCCGGGCGGCGCAGCCGGGGCCGCCGGCCGGACCCGCGGAACTGCGCAAGGGCCTGGCGCCGCTGACCCTCTCGACGCTGCTCGGCCAGGTGCTGCCGAACGCTCCGGTCGTTCTCGCCGAGCTGATGACGGACAAGGGGTCGCCGCTCACCCCTGCACTGCTCAGCGCCATGATCATCGTGCGGCTGCCGATCTTCGCGGCGGTCTCGGTGCAGCCGTCGGTGCTCAGCGTGCTCAGCCGCGCCTACGCACTCGGGAACCGGGCCGCCTTCCGGCGTCAGCTGCTGGGGGCGGCCGCGGGAGCGATCCTGCTGGGCCTGGCCGGACTGCTGCTGAGCGGGGCTCTCGGGCCCTGGCTCGCGACAACGTTGTTCCACACCCCCCGGGCGCTCGGGAACGGCGACTTCGCGGTGCTCTCGTTCGCGACCGCCGGGCTGCTGCTGGCCCTGATCCTCAGTCAGGGACAGCTGGCGATGAACCGGCAGCGGGCCCAGGGCACCGCCTGGGCCCTGGGCGCCGCGGTGTTCCTCGGGCTGGCGCTGCTGCCGGGGTCGGTGATGGCACGGCTGGAGGCCAGTTACACAGGAGGCTGCTGGACCGTGGCGGTGGTCCTGGGAGTCGGCATCGCCCGCCACCTGCGCCGGAACCCCGCCGGGACGGCTTCGGGGGCCTCGTCCGCGGAGGCCGAGACGGTCACTGTGTGA
- a CDS encoding carbohydrate ABC transporter permease: MSEETVEAAPAGAAPVVTAGGQAGAKAVRRAFSSPIASFLVIALTVVWTVPTLGLLATSLRPEKDVAQTGWWTFFAHPGITLANYHDVLFNGGFGVQNGLMPYLINSLAITVPATIFPLALASMAAYALAWVRFRGSDVIFFVIFALQVVPLQMALVPLLQLYSGGAHIGTATIFPSLGLGGTYAPVWVSHTMFALPLAVFLLHNFIAQLPNDLIEAARVDGASHFRVFRSIVLPLATPALASFAIFQFLWVWNDLLVALTFAGGTPEVAPLTVRLAQLSGSFGDHWEILTAGAFISIVIPLAVFFSLQRYFVRGLLAGSVKG; encoded by the coding sequence ATGAGCGAAGAGACCGTCGAAGCGGCACCGGCCGGCGCGGCACCGGTGGTCACGGCCGGGGGCCAGGCCGGGGCCAAGGCGGTGCGCCGGGCGTTCAGCAGCCCGATCGCCTCCTTCCTGGTGATCGCGCTCACCGTGGTGTGGACGGTCCCCACCCTCGGCCTGCTGGCCACCTCGCTGCGTCCGGAGAAGGACGTGGCGCAGACCGGGTGGTGGACCTTCTTCGCCCACCCCGGCATCACCCTGGCCAACTACCACGACGTGCTGTTCAACGGCGGGTTCGGGGTGCAGAACGGTCTGATGCCCTATCTGATCAACTCGCTGGCGATCACCGTCCCGGCGACGATCTTCCCGCTGGCGCTCGCCTCGATGGCGGCCTACGCGCTGGCCTGGGTGCGGTTCCGGGGCAGCGACGTCATCTTCTTCGTGATCTTCGCGCTGCAGGTGGTGCCGCTGCAGATGGCCCTGGTGCCGCTGCTCCAGCTTTACTCCGGCGGAGCGCACATCGGCACCGCCACCATCTTCCCGAGCCTGGGCCTCGGCGGCACCTACGCCCCGGTGTGGGTCTCGCACACTATGTTCGCGCTGCCGCTGGCCGTGTTCCTGCTGCACAACTTCATCGCCCAGCTGCCCAACGACCTCATCGAGGCGGCCCGGGTGGACGGGGCCAGCCACTTCCGGGTGTTCCGCTCCATCGTGCTGCCGCTGGCCACCCCGGCGCTGGCCTCCTTCGCGATCTTCCAGTTCCTCTGGGTCTGGAACGACCTGCTGGTCGCCCTCACCTTCGCCGGCGGCACCCCTGAGGTCGCCCCGCTGACGGTCCGTCTGGCCCAGCTGTCCGGCTCCTTCGGGGACCACTGGGAGATCCTGACGGCGGGCGCGTTCATCTCCATCGTCATTCCGTTGGCGGTGTTCTTCAGCCTCCAGCGGTACTTCGTCCGGGGGCTGCTGGCCGGGAGCGTCAAGGGTTAG
- a CDS encoding sugar ABC transporter permease has protein sequence MWADALTKFGNAAGAVVVFVAVLLLIFFAAGRASGRVSKPLAVTIFLGPALLLLAVGLVVPAIRTITLSFYNDDSTKFLGGSNYSWAFTSSGEQQILLNTLLWIIVAPVVTTVLGLVLALLVDRLKHQGLYKAFIFMPMAISFVGASIIWKFVYNYRDPSQPQIGLLSQICLWLGWHNPPNWILSHPLNNFLLMVIMVWVQTGFAMVVLSAAIKAIPDEITEAAVLDGARGWRLFQYVTIPMIRNTLVVVLTTVMITTLKLFDIIRTMTGGNFGTQVLANEMYSQSFTEFNTGRGSALAVILFVAVLPLVGYNIVQLRRERATR, from the coding sequence ATGTGGGCTGACGCGCTGACCAAGTTCGGCAATGCGGCTGGTGCCGTGGTGGTCTTTGTCGCCGTTCTGCTGCTGATCTTCTTCGCCGCCGGACGCGCCAGCGGCCGGGTGTCCAAGCCGCTCGCCGTCACGATCTTCCTCGGCCCCGCGCTGCTGCTGCTGGCCGTGGGGCTGGTCGTCCCGGCGATCAGGACGATCACGCTCAGCTTCTACAACGACGACTCCACCAAGTTCCTCGGCGGCTCCAACTACTCCTGGGCCTTCACCAGCAGCGGTGAGCAGCAGATCCTGCTCAACACACTGCTGTGGATCATCGTGGCCCCGGTCGTCACCACCGTGCTCGGGCTGGTGCTCGCGCTGCTGGTGGACCGGTTGAAGCACCAGGGGCTCTACAAGGCGTTCATCTTCATGCCGATGGCGATCTCCTTCGTCGGCGCGAGCATCATCTGGAAGTTCGTCTACAACTACCGGGACCCCTCGCAGCCGCAGATCGGGCTGCTCAGCCAGATCTGCCTCTGGCTGGGCTGGCACAACCCGCCCAACTGGATCCTCTCGCACCCGCTGAACAACTTCCTGCTGATGGTGATCATGGTCTGGGTGCAGACCGGCTTCGCCATGGTGGTGCTCTCGGCGGCGATCAAGGCCATCCCGGACGAGATCACCGAGGCGGCGGTGCTGGACGGGGCGCGGGGCTGGCGGCTGTTCCAGTACGTCACCATTCCGATGATCCGCAACACCCTGGTCGTGGTGCTGACCACCGTCATGATCACCACGCTGAAGCTGTTCGACATCATCCGCACCATGACCGGCGGGAACTTCGGCACCCAGGTGCTGGCCAACGAGATGTACTCGCAGTCGTTCACCGAGTTCAACACGGGCCGGGGCAGCGCGCTCGCGGTGATCCTCTTCGTCGCGGTGCTGCCCCTGGTGGGCTACAACATCGTCCAGCTGCGCAGGGAGCGTGCGACCCGATGA
- a CDS encoding FHA domain-containing protein codes for MQIRLSVLAARDGASPSRAHALGPQGQRSRPPVQAADVLVTAPAGTTLGAVAGALAGAVAGRPGSRGTRSSTHVHLYAGDQRLDERAVLGHPPLVDGAVLWLDEPDPDHVPDTRAGSPVELRVVGGPDAGGIHLLLPGQVRVGRSAEADVPLDDPDVSRFHLALDVAADGRVTVADLGSTNGTVLDGLPVGADPVPVPPGAVLGLGESALMLAPGAGRPGPLGGSDLLADGRGQLQLTQRPPAPPAPAPRRLGGPTASGTGSSPVPKPSPGRTRGLLARGGERLLRGGRSAGRPQAAPAGPAVAGAESGPAPGPGATPPHGLRLAPARAARSADASRWPDPAELLHTALGPGPRLWERGTEHPDTLALRLGSAGPHADPVTLDLRAVGSLGLSGPQPRLAGLARALVAQLAVEHGPAALELVLIAADPARPAELRAQDWSWAFWLPQLRPLRGQPCRLLTALDPEQALARLAELGAAGGSAVPRGCALTVLVVDGDPGSTQARAALDSLLAHGPAQGVHVLVLAERPDLLPHGCGATAAIGGEVDTLLTLERPAGDPVDQLPGPPAGGQHRAAPARELVDGIALDAVSAAWAERLARALAPLREPDANRRPGRGALPDAPRLLDLLGLDTVTPAKLAARWEDLQVASGALPGVLVGADRDGACGLDLSSHLLIGGAPGSGRTELLRTLLASLSVAERPDRLGVMLIEGRPPRDPADGLLPCTELPQVTDYVDGSDPQRLLQAAQGLQSELDRRELLLQGRSFASWHAERALARLAPPRRAADDHPNGAPAPATPSPARVAVDTAPPAHLLVVVDDHDELLLPGRERALLAAALDAVAVRGPRLGVLLAVATGRPDRSSGTDLDEAVHLRIALRTDDSRLSSLLIHVDDAAGVPEDRPGRGWIRYTDGGVTAFQGARVSGRIPRTATLRPTVAPIDWAAMGDPPSRRPVRELGNGPTDLALLASALQRAAETAGAGAAAGLL; via the coding sequence ATGCAGATCCGGCTGAGCGTGCTCGCGGCACGTGACGGCGCGTCGCCGTCACGTGCCCATGCCCTGGGCCCGCAGGGCCAGCGGTCGAGGCCGCCCGTGCAGGCCGCGGACGTGCTGGTGACGGCCCCGGCCGGGACGACCCTCGGCGCGGTCGCCGGCGCCCTCGCGGGCGCGGTGGCCGGCCGCCCGGGGTCGCGCGGCACCCGCTCGTCCACCCATGTCCACCTCTACGCGGGCGACCAGCGGCTGGACGAGCGGGCCGTGCTGGGCCACCCCCCGCTGGTGGACGGCGCGGTCCTGTGGCTGGACGAGCCGGACCCCGACCATGTTCCGGACACCCGGGCCGGGTCGCCGGTCGAGCTGCGAGTCGTCGGCGGCCCGGACGCGGGCGGGATCCATCTGCTGCTGCCGGGCCAGGTGCGGGTGGGGCGCTCCGCCGAGGCCGACGTCCCGCTGGACGACCCCGACGTCTCCCGGTTCCACCTCGCCCTGGACGTCGCTGCCGACGGCCGGGTCACGGTGGCCGACCTGGGCTCCACCAACGGCACCGTGCTGGACGGCCTGCCGGTCGGCGCCGACCCCGTCCCGGTGCCGCCGGGCGCGGTGCTCGGCCTCGGCGAGTCGGCCCTGATGCTCGCCCCCGGAGCGGGCCGCCCCGGCCCGCTCGGCGGCTCCGACCTGCTGGCGGACGGCCGAGGCCAGTTGCAGCTGACCCAGCGTCCGCCCGCCCCGCCGGCGCCCGCGCCCAGGCGGCTCGGCGGCCCCACCGCCAGCGGCACCGGCAGCTCCCCGGTGCCGAAGCCGTCCCCGGGACGCACCCGCGGGCTGCTGGCCCGCGGCGGGGAGCGGCTGCTGCGCGGCGGCAGGTCGGCGGGGCGCCCGCAGGCGGCCCCGGCGGGTCCGGCCGTCGCGGGCGCCGAGAGCGGCCCGGCCCCGGGCCCGGGCGCCACTCCCCCGCACGGCCTGCGGCTGGCCCCGGCGCGGGCCGCGCGCAGCGCCGACGCCTCGCGCTGGCCGGATCCGGCCGAACTGCTGCACACCGCGCTCGGGCCGGGCCCACGGCTGTGGGAGCGCGGCACCGAACACCCGGACACGCTGGCGCTGCGGCTCGGCAGCGCCGGACCGCACGCCGATCCGGTCACCCTGGACCTGCGCGCTGTCGGCAGCCTGGGCCTCAGCGGCCCGCAGCCCCGGCTGGCCGGGCTGGCCCGCGCGCTGGTCGCCCAGCTCGCCGTGGAGCACGGGCCCGCCGCCCTGGAGCTCGTGCTGATCGCCGCCGACCCGGCGCGCCCCGCGGAGCTGCGCGCCCAGGACTGGTCCTGGGCGTTCTGGCTGCCGCAGCTGCGGCCGCTGCGGGGGCAGCCGTGCCGGCTGCTCACCGCGCTGGACCCGGAGCAGGCGCTGGCCCGGCTGGCCGAGCTGGGCGCCGCGGGCGGCAGCGCGGTTCCCCGGGGCTGCGCGCTCACCGTCCTGGTGGTCGACGGCGACCCGGGCAGCACCCAGGCCCGTGCCGCGCTGGACAGTCTGCTGGCGCACGGCCCCGCCCAGGGCGTCCATGTGCTCGTCCTCGCCGAACGGCCCGACCTGCTGCCGCACGGCTGCGGCGCCACCGCCGCGATCGGCGGCGAGGTCGACACCCTGCTCACGCTGGAGCGTCCGGCCGGCGATCCCGTCGACCAGCTCCCCGGTCCGCCGGCCGGCGGCCAGCACCGGGCCGCACCGGCCCGGGAGCTGGTCGACGGGATCGCCCTGGACGCGGTCTCCGCCGCCTGGGCCGAACGGCTGGCCCGTGCGCTGGCCCCGCTGCGGGAGCCCGACGCCAACCGCAGGCCGGGTCGCGGCGCCCTGCCCGACGCCCCCAGGCTGCTGGACCTGCTGGGCCTCGACACGGTCACCCCGGCCAAGCTGGCGGCCCGCTGGGAGGACCTCCAGGTCGCCTCGGGCGCCCTGCCCGGGGTGCTGGTCGGTGCGGACCGGGACGGCGCCTGCGGTCTCGACCTGTCCAGCCATCTGCTGATCGGCGGCGCCCCCGGCTCCGGACGGACCGAGCTGCTGCGCACCCTGCTGGCCTCGCTCTCCGTCGCCGAGCGGCCGGACCGCCTCGGCGTCATGCTCATCGAGGGCCGCCCGCCCCGCGATCCGGCCGACGGGCTGCTGCCCTGTACCGAGCTGCCGCAGGTCACCGACTACGTGGACGGCTCGGATCCGCAGCGCCTGCTGCAGGCGGCGCAGGGCCTGCAGAGCGAGCTGGACCGGCGTGAACTGCTGCTGCAGGGGCGCTCCTTCGCCTCCTGGCACGCCGAGCGCGCGCTCGCCAGGCTCGCGCCCCCGCGCCGGGCCGCCGACGACCACCCCAACGGCGCGCCCGCGCCCGCCACGCCCTCCCCCGCGCGGGTGGCCGTCGACACCGCCCCGCCAGCGCATCTGCTGGTGGTCGTGGACGACCACGACGAGCTGCTGCTGCCCGGCCGCGAGCGCGCGCTGCTGGCCGCGGCGCTGGACGCGGTCGCCGTCCGCGGGCCGCGCCTGGGCGTGCTCCTGGCGGTGGCAACCGGCCGCCCCGACCGCAGCAGCGGCACCGATCTCGACGAGGCCGTCCACCTCCGGATCGCCCTGCGCACCGACGACTCCCGGCTGTCGTCACTGCTGATCCATGTCGACGACGCCGCGGGCGTCCCGGAGGACCGCCCGGGACGCGGCTGGATCCGGTACACCGACGGCGGGGTGACGGCCTTTCAGGGCGCCAGGGTGAGCGGGCGGATCCCCCGTACCGCGACGCTGCGCCCGACCGTGGCGCCGATCGACTGGGCCGCGATGGGCGACCCGCCTTCCCGCCGCCCGGTGCGGGAGCTCGGCAACGGCCCGACCGACCTGGCGCTGCTGGCCAGCGCGCTGCAGCGGGCCGCGGAGACCGCGGGGGCGGGGGCCGCCGCAGGGCTCCTGTAA